The DNA sequence AAAGGAGGAGGTCTTTCTTCGACCTTCGGTGGTGGTGCGTCCCAAATCATGGGAGCCAGAAGAAGTACCGAATTTATCGAAAAGGCTACTTGGTACTTGGCAGCCGCGCTTGCTGTCATCGCATTGACTACTCATCTGTTGCCTCAAACCGGCACGACTACCAGTGGTTCCCGCGTAGGATCCTACTTGGAAGAGTCTGGTTATGTTGCTCCAGCACCTACGCTTCCTTCTGTGGAGCAGGTTCAGGAAGCTGCAGAAGATGCTGCTGCTCCTGCTGGAGACGATCAGTAAGCAAACAGATCTCGATATACTTAAGCCGCTCCCATATTTGGGGGCGGCTTTGGTGTTTTTGGGGTTATTGGTCCACCATGTCAAACAGTTTGTCCAAGAATCGTTCATATTGTCGAGAACGCCTTTTGACGTAGCAGGACTTGATTTCCTCTTTTTTGATATGGAGGCTGAGCATTACCTCCCGTCGACGGAGTTTTTTGTTTTGATTGGCCTCTTCGATCTCTTCGGGAGTCAGGCGCTCAAACAAGTCGTCGTAAATGGGCGTCAGCAGGCATTCGCATTTTATGTCAAGTTGTGTCTGTCGATCGCAATAGGACTTGAAGACCTCTTCCAGTGTACCCTGATGCACCAAAGCCTCTACCGCTTTTGATTTGAGATCGTCCACAGAACCCCCTTGCCAGAAGTACATGACTCCTAGGGTAATCAGGACGACATAAACGCCTTTCAGTAATACGCGAGCAACCTTGAAGGCTACTAGAATCCCCAAAGCGGCCGCAATGAACAACAATAGGGAATTCGTGGCTTCTGGATTCAGTTCCATATACAGCTAGTCGAGGATCACGGCATTTTTTGAAACTACCCTTCTAAACTGATTTGTGGATGGGATGTTGGAATCTGTTAATTCCTGCCTAGTGGAGGGTTGATTCAAACAGTGGAAGGCCGAAGATAAAATAGTTCGCGTCCATGCAATAAAAATCCTTATTTTCAGTTGTTTACGAGCTTTAGCGTAATTCAAAATATCACACTATCCATTCAGATTGGGATTTGGATCATTCATAGGGGAATTCATACCAATGGGCCTTGAGGTAATTATTTGCCCAATATAAATATTGAATATTGTACAAGTTGTTATTCGCCTTTCGCGGACCAAGCAGCTTTGCTCCCTGCTATTGAGATCCAACTCGCCTTAAAACAGTCTCGTTCTTAATACCCCCTAGCTATGAATCTTCGAATGCTGGAGTTCAAGGCCGCGTTTTGGGTCTTGGCTTTGCTATTCTTGGCGCTTCCCTCCTTTGCTCAACTCTCGCCTATTCCGGGAGCTTGTGGAATCGTCGGGCCCAATCAAATCGTCAATCCTGAATTCAATCTCGGGAATACCAATATCTCGAGTGATTACCAGTTCAATGCTGGTTATGTCTGTGCTTTTGGACAATACACCGTGTCCAGTAGTGTCGTCTTCGATCCGGGAGTAGTCTGTTACTCCTTCCCCGGATTCAACCTCCAATCCATTTGGGCCGTTTCTGATCGCGAAACTCCCGGAACAGGGAATTTCATGATCATCGACCCTGCGGTTGCCAATGGTACAACAGACGACTACTGGGCGCAATCTATCCCAGTTTGTCC is a window from the Pontibacter sp. G13 genome containing:
- the secG gene encoding preprotein translocase subunit SecG; translated protein: MIIILVTLCLLVAIALIFVVVIQNSKGGGLSSTFGGGASQIMGARRSTEFIEKATWYLAAALAVIALTTHLLPQTGTTTSGSRVGSYLEESGYVAPAPTLPSVEQVQEAAEDAAAPAGDDQ